A single region of the Lotus japonicus ecotype B-129 chromosome 4, LjGifu_v1.2 genome encodes:
- the LOC130712326 gene encoding uncharacterized protein LOC130712326 codes for MIKELTLRQGVYHGMYGTDTHYEKVLQALHLAPNEFATEEKWLCVPDMGHIVATMYQVLISTDFPLPTVNPQWMYHCTVEARGWQLPYLDRMALFNKLSQEANADIHKVDGIINLAED; via the exons ATGATAAAGGAGCTTACATTACGGCAAGGTGTTTATCATGGTATGTATGGCACCGACACACATTACGAAAAAGTACTACAAGCCTTGCATCTTGCTCCAAATGAGTTTGCAACGGAGGAGAAGTGGTTATGCGTGCCGGATATGGGCCACATTGTTGCTACGATGTACCAG GTGCTTATTTCAACTGACTTTCCTTTGCCAACGGTTAATCCACAATGGATGTATCATTGTACTGTTGAAGCTCGTGGTTGGCAGCTACCATACCTGGATCGCATGGCCCtattcaacaaactctcccaagAGGCAAATGCAGACATACATAAGGTCGATGGAATCATAAATCTCGCTGAAGATTAG
- the LOC130712327 gene encoding uncharacterized protein LOC130712327, with amino-acid sequence MQIPEGNRRLNDLREERGTTSTTEAHTTYATTITTPQPTNISSAIENDDEEPPTTTNQPKPRDKHRGGAPKCSPNHRYEKESGFVGMSLPDESYEVDMPQERQLANVEDRHNVPIVVDYTEHFTTYRVFATREELLNWAKNVGKQLGFVIIIRRSDCGSKGRGSKGRQFAILVCEMSDKYKTYKSVLVRKGTGTKKCDCPFKLKARYTSKDDLWRLTVVRGNHNHQPAETLVGHAYAGRLTSQEKDMVGKMVDNRVKPGNMLLALKDVNPQNVTTIRQVYNERMTHIRAKSGQLSEMQHLMRLLEEDRYTHWSRTEEGSTVIRSLFWAHPVSIQLFNQFPTVVLLDSTYKTNKYMIPLLEMVGMTSVGFTDTIGFGYMCNEREPEVTWALEKLRGLLLREEDMPKVMVTDKDSALMNAVTTTFPTAAHMLCQFHIAKCVKAKCKLTIQDKVMWDDVGDAWNRVMYAESAEEFNADMDFLRLLVGEHFDAWNIVMYAESAEEFNAGMDFLRSLVGEHSDLLNYIKHAAFQASIFIKEHTFKDKLYDNLRGVVSRYAFKLIAKEKTRIGKCGCTIRRTHGLSCSCRLGMMTTIPLTTVDQHWRRLTSTSAPDESQPVLGLSIATELEVIAKMFEEVNVSRRQTIKERLREIAYPDQTSMCPPPNKLPTRGRPNEPKGSTRRIPCSWENVDALHGSKQANNSSAPQGKGRKTRSTKRKSIPSKQSVPKKRSKRITSKSAQLPPQNPKGKVYSANYTHEVPEFLREYVIDIHNVEDDDNCGYRCFSSLMGKGE; translated from the exons ATGCAAATTCCAGAAGGGAACCGTCGCCTCAACGATCTTCGAGAGGAAAGGGGAACAACAAGCACAACCGAAGCGCATACCACTTATGCAACCACCATAACAACACCTCAACCAACGAACATTTCTTCCGCTATTGAAAACGACGATGAGgaaccaccaacaacaaccaaccAGCCAAAACCACGGGACAAACATCGCGGCGGTGCGCCAAAATGCTCACCCAACCACAGATATGAGAAGGAATCCGGATTTGTTGG GATGAGTCTCCCTGATGAGTCATATGAAGTGGACATGCCACAAGAAAGACAATTAGCCAATGTTGAAGATAGACATAATGTGCCAATTGTAGTTGACTACACAGAACACTTTACCACATACAGG GTTTTTGCTACTCGGGAGgagcttttgaattgggctaAGAATGTAGGAAAGCAACTAGGCTTTGTGATCATTATTAGAAGGTCTGATTGTGGGAGCAAGGGCCGTGGGAGTAAAGGCAGGCAGTTCGCTATTTTGGTCTGCGAGATGAGCGACAAGTACAAAACGTACAAGTCTGTGTTGGTGCGGAAGGGGACAGGAACCAAGAAATGTGATTGTCCGTTCAAGCTCAAGGCGAGATACACATCAAAAGATGATTTGTGGAGGTTGACTGTAGTACGTGGCAACCACAACCATCAGCCAGCCGAGACTTTGGTTGGCCATGCCTATGCCGGTCGCCTTACAAGTCAAGAAAAGGATATGGTTGGTAAAATGGTTGACAATAGAGTGAAGCCAGGTAACATGTTGCTGGCATTGAAGGATGTCAACCCTCAGAATGTGACTACCATAAGGCAAGTGTACAATGAGCGGATGACACACATTAGGGCCAAGAGTGGACAATTGTCAGAGATGCAGCACTTGATGAGGTTGTTGGAGGAAGACAGGTACACGCACTGGTCCAGAACTGAAGAGGGTTCCACGGTGATCCGGTCCTTATTCTGGGCCCATCCAGTTTCCATCCAACTATTCAACCAATTTCCTACTGTTGTCTTGCTTGATAGCACGTACAAGACCAACAAGTATATGATACCATTGTTGGAGATGGTTGGCATGACATCAGTTGGATTCACAGACACAATCGGTTTTGGCTACATGTGCAATGAACGTGAACCTGAAGTTACATGGGCACTTGAAAAACTAAGGGGGTTGCTACTTAGAGAAGAGGATATGCCTAAAGTCATGGTTACTGACAAAGACTCTGCTTTGATGAACGCAGTTACAACCACATTCCCTACAGCAGCTCACATGCTATGCCAATTCCATATTGCTAAGTGTGTGAAGGCAAAGTGCAAGCTCACTATCCAAGATAAGGTGATGTGGGATGATGTCGGGGACGCATGGAATAGAGTCATGTATGCCGAGTCAGCGGAGGAGTTTAATGCAGACATGGACTTCTTACGTTTACTTGTTGGGGAGCACTTTGACGCATGGAATATAGTCATGTATGCCGAGTCAGCGGAGGAGTTTAATGCAGGCATGGACTTCTTACGTTCACTTGTTGGGGAGCACTCTGACCTTTTGAATTACATTAAGCACGCTGCTTTTCAGGCAAGTATCTTCATCAAAGAGCATACGTTTAAAGACAAGTTGTACGACAACCTGCGTGGTGTAGTCTCAAGATATGCCTTCAAGTTGATCGCAAAGGAGAAAACGCGCATTGGAAAATGCGGCTGCACTATCAGGAGGACACACGGCCTGTCTTGTTCATGTCGCCTTGGTATGATGACCACTATTCCATTGACAACAGTGGACCAACATTGGAGGAGGCTTACATCAACATCTGCACCTGATGAATCCCAACCTGTTTTGGGATTGAGCATTGCGACAGAGTTAGAGGTCATTGCAAAGATGTTTGAAGAAGTTAATGTTTCGAGAAGACAAACTATCAAAGAAAGGCTTCGGGAGATTGCATACCCGGATCAGACTTCTATGTGTCCTCCTCCAAACAAGTTGCCTACAAGGGGTCGGCCCAATGAACCTAAGGGTTCTACCAGACGCATTCCTTGTTCTTGGGAGAATGTTGATGCATTACATGGGTCAAAGCAAGCTAACAACTCATCAGCTCCACAAGGCAAGGGGCGTAAGACCCGGTCAACAAAACGGAAGAGCATTCCTTCGAAGCAATCTGTacctaagaagagaagcaagAGGATAACAAGCAAGTCAGCTCAGCTCCCGCCACAGAACCCGAAAGGTAAAGTTTACTCGGCCAACTACACCCATGAAGTGCCCGAATTCCTCCGTGAATATGTCATTGACATTCacaatgttgaagatgatgacaatTGTGGATATAGATGCTTTTCTTCCTTGATGGGTAAGGGAGAATAA